The following coding sequences lie in one Desulfurococcus sp. genomic window:
- a CDS encoding proteasome subunit beta has product MVDALPGTVVGLKTSEGVVLASEKRLTYDGFILSRNARKIHMVTSRVGVGFAGLMGDVNFLVRLLKLEAKNYELQHGREIKARSLAKLLSVILYSYKLIPMLTEVVVGGYDNDTPSIYILDPVGSLIEEKYAALGSGAQLALGYIEPRYKPDLTLSEAEELAVNAIKAVIERDVLSGDGVDIAIISREGYKFKEILFKVASQ; this is encoded by the coding sequence ATGGTGGATGCTCTACCAGGCACAGTAGTTGGATTAAAGACTAGTGAAGGGGTTGTACTAGCCAGTGAGAAGAGGTTAACGTACGACGGCTTTATTCTAAGCAGGAACGCTAGGAAGATACACATGGTGACAAGTCGTGTAGGCGTAGGGTTCGCTGGCTTAATGGGGGATGTAAACTTCCTTGTAAGATTATTGAAGCTGGAGGCTAAGAACTACGAGCTACAGCACGGCAGGGAGATTAAGGCTAGAAGCCTAGCTAAACTCCTCTCAGTAATACTATACAGCTACAAGCTAATCCCAATGCTAACAGAAGTAGTAGTTGGAGGATACGATAATGACACTCCATCAATCTACATACTAGACCCTGTAGGCAGCTTAATCGAAGAAAAGTATGCTGCACTAGGCTCTGGAGCCCAGCTAGCCCTAGGATACATAGAGCCCCGGTACAAGCCCGACCTAACACTCAGTGAAGCCGAGGAGCTAGCAGTCAACGCTATTAAAGCGGTCATCGAGAGAGATGTGCTATCAGGTGACGGAGTAGATATAGCGATAATATCCAGAGAAGGCTACAAGTTCAAGGAGATACTATTCAAGGTAGCCAGCCAGTAA
- a CDS encoding ribbon-helix-helix protein, CopG family encodes MRKNRKMINLEAEYVDAIKEIARRRGLSISSYIRQLLDEALRVESMGYYAPRALMERWIELLLVKAGFTYIHPDILTVEDLGVIEEKGVKLGRVLSELGADAMKIIELLGSEAGVAVVQGSSIILLPQEDKIKSKMLSLIKGVARGAGLTVSVSGSLTIISASRRSLL; translated from the coding sequence TTGAGAAAGAATAGGAAGATGATTAACTTAGAGGCAGAGTACGTGGATGCCATCAAGGAGATCGCTAGGAGAAGAGGGCTCAGTATCTCAAGCTACATAAGACAGCTTCTAGATGAAGCCCTCCGCGTGGAGTCAATGGGCTACTATGCTCCTAGAGCTCTAATGGAGAGGTGGATCGAGCTACTACTAGTGAAGGCAGGATTCACCTACATACACCCTGATATTCTCACAGTAGAGGATCTAGGGGTAATCGAGGAGAAAGGGGTAAAGCTTGGTAGAGTTCTCTCAGAGCTGGGAGCAGACGCCATGAAGATTATAGAGCTACTGGGATCCGAGGCAGGGGTTGCAGTTGTGCAGGGTAGCTCTATAATACTGCTTCCCCAGGAGGATAAAATTAAATCAAAAATGCTCTCCTTGATTAAAGGGGTTGCGAGAGGAGCAGGGTTAACAGTATCAGTGAGCGGGAGCCTCACTATTATTTCAGCTAGCAGAAGGAGCCTCCTATAG